From the genome of Variovorax sp. RA8, one region includes:
- a CDS encoding Bug family tripartite tricarboxylate transporter substrate binding protein, with product MRLFQHRVGRAIAPAVVAIVACVGGAALADAYPSKPIKMVVPFPPGGGFDAIARPFAEKLGGALGQAVVVENRAGAGGNIGAESVVRSAADGYTLLFGNDNLATNPNVYRNIKYDPLKDFVPLGMVATIPIAIAVNPNVKAATLPELLALSRTTPLNYGTPGIGTSPHLLAEMVSFSNKAKFVHIPYRGTGLAITDAIGGQIDMVVAPASAVAPHIRSGKLRGVVVLSAERSPLLPNLPAVPETGLTGMEYDIWYALFAPAGTPEPVVRKLRDASRAAIAQPGFAENLRELGIQVKPGQTTDITELLKTDLARWKAVVDRTSIVAD from the coding sequence ATGCGACTCTTTCAGCACAGAGTGGGGCGGGCCATCGCACCGGCAGTGGTCGCGATCGTGGCCTGCGTTGGAGGCGCGGCCTTGGCCGATGCCTATCCCTCGAAGCCGATCAAGATGGTCGTGCCCTTCCCGCCGGGCGGCGGCTTCGATGCCATTGCTCGCCCCTTCGCCGAGAAGCTGGGCGGCGCACTGGGCCAGGCCGTGGTGGTCGAGAACCGCGCCGGCGCAGGCGGCAACATCGGCGCCGAGTCGGTCGTGCGTTCGGCAGCCGACGGCTACACGCTGCTGTTCGGCAACGACAACCTTGCCACCAACCCGAATGTCTACAGGAACATCAAGTACGACCCGCTGAAGGACTTCGTTCCGCTGGGCATGGTCGCCACCATTCCGATCGCGATCGCCGTCAACCCCAACGTCAAGGCCGCGACCTTGCCGGAGCTGCTGGCGCTGTCGCGGACCACGCCGCTGAACTACGGCACTCCGGGCATCGGCACTTCGCCGCACCTGCTGGCCGAGATGGTGAGCTTCTCGAACAAGGCCAAATTCGTCCATATCCCCTATCGCGGTACGGGGCTCGCGATCACCGACGCGATCGGCGGCCAGATTGACATGGTGGTCGCGCCCGCGAGCGCCGTCGCCCCCCACATCCGGTCGGGAAAGCTGCGCGGCGTGGTCGTTCTCAGCGCCGAGCGCTCCCCGCTGCTGCCCAACCTGCCCGCGGTACCCGAGACGGGCCTGACAGGCATGGAATACGACATCTGGTATGCGTTGTTCGCGCCGGCGGGCACCCCCGAACCGGTGGTGCGCAAGCTGCGCGATGCGAGCCGGGCCGCCATCGCCCAGCCCGGTTTTGCCGAGAACCTGCGCGAACTGGGGATCCAGGTGAAGCCCGGGCAGACGACCGACATCACCGAACTGCTGAAGACCGATCTGGCGCGGTGGAAGGCCGTCGTGGACAGAACCTCGATCGTGGCGGACTGA
- a CDS encoding LysR substrate-binding domain-containing protein yields MKRAAPSRLYDVLSLRVLKLIAALEAAGSLAGAAAQSHIVPSAASRRVRHLEEAIGFELLDRVPRGAVLTPAGRAVARYAHKIVADVQALDWELQDLRHGVSGHVTLLASASAIVQHLPEDLARFLRAQPNIRVDLQEHSSDSIVEKLLQGGADVGVLVVPDQVPGLKMQNYRHERLVAVLPESHRLSASASVRFDELIDEDWVGLPAGTALAELLARQAQSRGVHLRQRLQVKGMDSTRRMVQNGLGVSVLPQASLEQQGRFQGLVAIPLDEPWAERISKIAWNSRVPLSAASTALIDALVGPHGQKGELDGAHQ; encoded by the coding sequence ATGAAGCGAGCAGCCCCTTCCCGGCTCTATGACGTGTTGAGCCTCAGGGTTCTCAAACTGATCGCCGCGCTGGAGGCGGCAGGCAGCTTGGCGGGCGCTGCTGCGCAATCGCACATCGTGCCCTCGGCAGCGAGTCGACGCGTACGCCATCTCGAGGAAGCGATTGGGTTCGAGCTGCTCGACAGAGTCCCGCGCGGCGCCGTTCTGACGCCAGCCGGCCGCGCGGTAGCCCGCTATGCACACAAGATCGTCGCGGATGTGCAGGCGCTGGACTGGGAGCTGCAGGACCTGCGCCATGGAGTGAGCGGGCATGTCACGCTGCTCGCGTCCGCCTCGGCCATCGTGCAGCATCTTCCGGAAGACCTGGCGCGCTTCCTCCGCGCGCAACCCAACATCCGGGTCGACCTGCAAGAGCACTCGAGCGACAGCATCGTCGAGAAGCTGCTGCAGGGCGGCGCTGACGTCGGCGTGCTGGTGGTGCCCGATCAGGTGCCGGGTCTGAAGATGCAGAACTATCGACACGAGCGGCTGGTTGCGGTATTGCCAGAGTCGCATCGGCTGAGCGCCAGCGCGAGTGTGCGTTTCGATGAGCTGATCGATGAGGACTGGGTAGGCCTCCCCGCCGGCACGGCCCTGGCCGAACTCCTCGCACGGCAGGCGCAGTCGCGCGGCGTGCATCTGCGGCAGCGCCTTCAGGTGAAGGGGATGGACTCGACCCGCCGCATGGTGCAGAACGGTCTCGGCGTCAGCGTGCTGCCGCAGGCGAGCCTCGAGCAGCAGGGCCGCTTTCAGGGCTTGGTCGCGATTCCCCTGGACGAACCGTGGGCCGAGCGAATCAGCAAGATCGCCTGGAACAGCAGGGTGCCTTTGTCGGCTGCCTCGACCGCGCTGATCGACGCGCTCGTCGGTCCCCATGGACAAAAGGGGGAGCTAGATGGTGCACACCAGTGA
- a CDS encoding SIR2 family NAD-dependent protein deacylase, producing MNRQAVPPASLVTHLRTARRIVVLSGAGMSAESGIPTFRDQGSGLWSRFDPQALATPEAFTRDPETVWAWYEWRRRHASLAVPHAGHFALTALAARPEVEAFTIVTQNVDDLHERAGAKAVLHLHGSLFAPRCFDCGRACVGLADTLGNEPEHVTTRLAPPRCATCNGLIRPGVVWFGEGLPEAVWLEARRAIERADLLLVVGTSGLVYPAAGLPDAARSRGCAVSVINPDASSMTGRCAMDWQIEAGVGLPALVSSLDT from the coding sequence ATGAACCGCCAAGCTGTTCCGCCCGCATCGCTGGTTACGCATCTGCGCACCGCACGACGCATCGTGGTCTTGTCCGGTGCCGGAATGTCGGCGGAAAGCGGAATCCCCACTTTCCGGGACCAGGGGAGCGGGCTGTGGTCGCGCTTCGATCCGCAGGCGCTTGCGACGCCAGAGGCGTTCACACGCGATCCCGAAACGGTGTGGGCGTGGTACGAGTGGCGGCGCCGCCATGCGTCCCTCGCCGTACCGCATGCGGGCCATTTCGCGCTGACCGCACTGGCCGCCCGGCCAGAGGTAGAGGCGTTCACCATCGTGACGCAGAACGTCGACGACCTCCACGAACGCGCGGGCGCCAAGGCTGTCCTTCATCTGCACGGGAGCCTGTTCGCGCCCCGTTGCTTCGACTGCGGACGCGCGTGCGTCGGCCTCGCGGACACATTGGGGAATGAACCCGAGCACGTCACCACGCGCTTGGCCCCTCCACGGTGCGCCACTTGCAACGGCCTGATCCGTCCTGGCGTGGTCTGGTTCGGCGAAGGCTTGCCGGAGGCGGTCTGGCTCGAGGCACGTCGCGCGATCGAGCGTGCGGACCTGTTGCTGGTGGTCGGAACATCCGGCCTGGTGTACCCGGCAGCGGGCCTGCCAGACGCTGCGCGCAGCCGCGGCTGCGCTGTGTCGGTCATCAATCCTGATGCCTCCAGCATGACGGGTCGCTGCGCCATGGATTGGCAGATCGAGGCAGGCGTGGGGCTTCCTGCCTTGGTGTCGAGCCTCGACACTTGA
- a CDS encoding DUF1328 domain-containing protein, protein MLKWAIIFAIVSVVAGVFGFTGISAGAAKIAKILFFIFLIVAIVFVALAVLGIGAIAS, encoded by the coding sequence ATGCTCAAGTGGGCCATCATCTTCGCCATCGTTTCGGTCGTCGCAGGGGTCTTTGGTTTCACCGGGATCAGCGCCGGTGCGGCAAAGATCGCGAAGATCCTGTTCTTCATCTTCCTGATCGTCGCCATCGTGTTCGTAGCGCTGGCGGTCCTGGGTATCGGCGCCATCGCGTCGTAG
- a CDS encoding PA4780 family RIO1-like protein kinase produces MKAPPRLQTLIDEGLIDSVVRQLMSGKEAMVYVVRCGDQTRCAKIYKEATQRSFRQAVDYTENRKVKNTRLQRAMAKGTKFGRQATEAAWQSAEVDALYRLAAAGVRVPEPYNFADGVLLMELVTDEHGDAAPRLNDVMFTPEDARLHHATLLVEVIRMLCAGVVHGDLSEFNVLLAADGPVIIDLPQAVDAAGNNHARRMLLRDVGNLADFFGQFAPELLSTRYGEEIWNLYERGELHTGSALTGSFARPSGPVDLGGVLREVEDARAEEAARLVRMAVR; encoded by the coding sequence ATGAAAGCACCCCCTCGACTACAGACGCTGATCGACGAAGGATTGATCGACAGCGTGGTTCGCCAGCTCATGAGCGGCAAGGAAGCAATGGTCTACGTGGTGCGCTGCGGGGACCAGACGCGCTGCGCCAAGATCTACAAGGAAGCGACCCAGCGCAGTTTCCGCCAGGCGGTCGATTACACCGAGAACCGCAAGGTCAAGAATACGCGTCTGCAGCGCGCGATGGCCAAGGGCACCAAGTTCGGCCGCCAGGCCACCGAGGCAGCTTGGCAAAGCGCCGAGGTCGATGCGCTCTACAGGCTGGCGGCGGCGGGCGTGCGCGTGCCGGAGCCCTACAACTTTGCCGACGGCGTGCTGCTGATGGAACTGGTCACCGACGAGCACGGCGATGCCGCACCGCGCCTCAACGACGTCATGTTCACCCCAGAGGACGCGCGGCTGCATCACGCAACGCTGCTGGTGGAGGTGATTCGCATGCTCTGCGCGGGTGTGGTGCACGGCGACCTTTCCGAGTTCAACGTGCTGCTCGCTGCCGACGGCCCCGTCATCATCGACTTGCCGCAGGCCGTCGATGCCGCGGGCAACAACCACGCGCGGCGGATGCTGTTGCGCGATGTGGGGAATCTTGCGGACTTCTTCGGGCAGTTCGCGCCCGAGCTGCTTTCCACCCGCTACGGCGAGGAAATATGGAACCTCTACGAGCGTGGCGAGCTTCACACGGGCTCGGCGCTCACGGGCAGCTTCGCACGTCCGAGCGGGCCGGTGGACTTGGGCGGGGTGCTGCGCGAGGTGGAAGACGCGCGCGCCGAAGAGGCGGCGCGGCTTGTGCGCATGGCCGTGCGCTGA